In Centroberyx gerrardi isolate f3 chromosome 11, fCenGer3.hap1.cur.20231027, whole genome shotgun sequence, the following are encoded in one genomic region:
- the kat5b gene encoding histone acetyltransferase KAT5b → MTKMADNATVVEVVEGCRLPVLRKNQENEDEWPLAEILSVKEIPGRKLYYVHYIDFNKRLDEWVTPDRLDMKKLQFPKKEAKTPTKNGLPGSRPSSPEREVRKSLELNLQPAAAPSRGKTLPTPKRKAESVSLATQASPATSVPSLPGSAEATQASVYPAVRETNTFNPKARDDHEQISSLTTNGTARRLIPSQPGRKRKANCGGTDEMIKVLQYNNPRSATVYLPPQEDSQDSSDGIPSAPRMTGSLVSDRSHDDIVTRMKNIDCIELGRHRLKPWYFSPYPQELTALPILYLCEFCLKYLKSLKCLQRHLTKCNLRHPPGNEIYRKGTISFFEIDGRKNKTYSQNLCLLAKCFLDHKTLYYDTDPFLFYVMTEYDSKGFHIVGYFSKEKESTEDYNVACILTLPPYQRRGYGKLLIEFSYELSKVEGKTGTPEKPLSDLGLLSYRSYWSQTILEILMDLKPDNGERPQITINEISEITSVKKEDVISTLQYLNLINYYKGQYILTLSEDIVEGHERAMQKRHLRIDPKCLHFTPKDWSKRGKW, encoded by the exons ATGACGAAAATGGCGGACAACGCAACAGTG GTGGAGGTCGTGGAAGGCTGTCGCCTCCCTGTTCTTCGTAAAAATCAAGAAAACGAGGACGAATGGC cATTGGCTGAAATTCTAAGTGTGAAGGAAATCCCTGGAAGAAAGCTTTACTATGTTCACTATATTGACT TCAACAAGCGTTTGGATGAGTGGGTCACACCAGACAGACTGGACATGAAGAAGCTCCAGTTCCCTAAGAAAGAAGCTAAAACACCAACCAAGAATGGCCTTCCAGGGTCCCGTCCCAGCTCTCCAGAGAGAGAAGTG AGGAAGAGTCTAGAGCTCAACCTacaacctgctgcagctccttcCAGAGGCAAAACCCTCCCCACACCG AAGAGGAAAGCAGAGTCCGTCTCCTTGGCGACTCAGGCGTCCCCGGCCACCTCCGTGCCTTCACTGCCAGGTTCAGCTGAAGCCACTCAGGCGTCTGTTTACCCTGCTGTGAGGGAGACCAACACCTTCAACCCCAAGGCCCGCGACGACCACGAGCAGATCTCCTCTCTGACAACG AATGGCACGGCCCGACGACTCATCCCCTCTCagccagggaggaagaggaaggctaACTGTGGGGGCACTGATGAG ATGATAAAGGTTTTGCAGTATAACAACCCTCGAAGTGCCACTGTCTATCTGCCACCCCAAGAG GACTCCCAGGACAGTTCTGACGGCATCCCGTCCGCCCCCCGCATGACTGGCAGTCTGGTGTCCGACCGTAGCCATGACGACATAGTCACCCGGATGAAAAACATAGACTGTATAGAACTAGGCCGTCACAGACTGAAGCCCTGGTACTTCTCGCCGTACCCGCAGGAGCTCACCGCGTTACCCATCCTCTACCTCTGTGAATTCTGCCTCAAGTACCTCAAAAGCCTCAAGTGTCTCCAGAGGCATTTG ACAAAATGTAATCTTCGGCATCCCCCAGGCAATGAGATCTACCGCAAAGGCACCATCTCGTTCTTCGAGATTGACGGCAGGAAAAACAAA acttATTCCCAGAACCTGTGTTTACTGGCCAAGTGCTTCCTGGACCACAAAACGTTGTATTACGACACAGACCCTTTCCTCTTCTATGTAATGACGGAGTACGACTCCAAGGGCTTCCACATAGTGGGCTACTTCTCCAAG GAGAAAGAGTCGACAGAAGATTATAACGTGGCCTGCATCCTCACCTTGCCTCCTTACCAGCGGAGAGGCTATGGCAAACTGCTCATTGAGTTCA GTTATGAGCTGTCCAAGGTCGAAGGGAAGACAGGCACTCCTGAGAAGCCGCTTTCTGACCTTGGTCTTTTGTCCTATCGCTCCTACTGGTCCCAGACCATCCTGGAAATTCTCATGGACCTGAAGCCTGACAACGGGGAGAGGCCGCAGATCACCATCAA TGAAATCAGTGAGATCACCAGTGTGAAGAAAGAAGATGTCATTTCAACGCTTCAGTACCTCAACCTAATCAACTATTACAAG GGTCAGTATATTCTGACTCTCTCTGAGGACATTGTGGAGGGGCATGAAAGAGCAATGCAGAAGAGACACTTGCGCATAGATCCGAAATGCCTTCACTTCACCCCTAAGGACTGGAGCAAGAGGGGCAAGTGGTAG